In Streptomyces puniciscabiei, a single genomic region encodes these proteins:
- a CDS encoding shikimate kinase produces MGVGKSTVGQLLAERLGLGYRDTDEDIVAAEGRTIAEIFVDEGEPAFRALEKRAVHTALAEHEGVLALGGGAVLDADTRALLAGHRVVYLSMDVEEAVKRTGLNAARPLLAVNPRRQWRELMEARRHLYEEVATAVVPTDGRTPEEVTRAALDALELKEA; encoded by the coding sequence ATGGGCGTCGGCAAGTCCACCGTAGGCCAACTGCTCGCCGAGCGCCTCGGGCTCGGCTACCGGGACACCGATGAGGACATCGTCGCCGCCGAGGGCCGCACCATCGCCGAGATCTTCGTCGACGAGGGCGAGCCCGCCTTCCGCGCGCTGGAGAAGCGGGCCGTGCACACCGCGCTCGCCGAGCACGAGGGCGTCCTCGCGCTCGGCGGCGGGGCCGTCCTCGACGCCGACACACGCGCGCTTCTCGCCGGGCACCGGGTGGTCTACCTGTCCATGGACGTGGAGGAGGCCGTCAAGCGCACCGGCCTGAACGCGGCCCGGCCGCTGCTCGCGGTCAACCCGCGCAGGCAGTGGCGTGAGCTGATGGAGGCCCGGCGGCACCTGTACGAGGAGGTCGCCACCGCGGTCGTACCGACGGACGGCCGTACGCCCGAAGAGGTCACCCGAGCAGCGCT
- the alaS gene encoding alanine--tRNA ligase, with translation MESAEIRRRWLSFFEERGHTVVPSASLIADDPTLLLVPAGMVPFKPYFLGEVKPPFPRATSVQKCVRTPDIEEVGKTTRHGTFFQMCGNFSFGDYFKEGAIKLAWELLTSPQDKGGYGLDPERLWITVYQDDDEAEQIWHEVVGVPKERIQRLGMKDNFWSMGVPGPCGPCSEINYDRGPEFGVEGGPAVNDERYVEIWNLVFMQYERGEGTGKDNFEILGDLPSKNIDTGLGLERLAMILQGVQNMYEIDTSMAVINKATELTGVRYGDAHASDVSLRVVTDHMRTATMLIGDGVTPGNEGRGYVLRRIMRRAIRNMRLLGATGPVVKDLLDTVIQMMGRQYPELVTDRERIEKVAIAEENAFLKTLKAGTNILDTAVTETKQAGGTVLAGDKAFLLHDTWGFPIDLTLEMAAEQGLSVDEEGFRRLMKEQRERAKADAQAKKTGHADMGAYREIADTAGETDFIGYSDTEGESTIVGLLVDGISSPAATEGDEVEVVLDRTPFYAEGGGQIGDTGRIKVDSGAVIEIRDCQKPVPGVYVHKGVVQVGEVTVGAKAHASIDARRRKAIARAHSATHLTHQALRDALGPTAAQAGSENQPGRFRFDFGSPSAVPTAVMTDVEQKINEVLARDLDVHAEIMGIDEAKKQGAIAEFGEKYGERVRVVTIGDFSKELCGGTHVHNTAQLGLVKLLGESSIGSGVRRIEALVGVDAYNFLAREHTVVNQLTELLKGRPEELPEKVSSMLGKLKDAEKEIEKFRAEKVLQAAAGLAESAKDVRGVAVVTGQVPDGTTPDDLRKLVLDVRGRIQGGRAAVVALFTVNNGKPLTVIATNEAARERGLKAGDLVRTAAKTLGGGGGGKPDVAQGGGQNPAAVGEAVEAVERLVADTAK, from the coding sequence ATGGAGTCGGCCGAGATTCGCCGCCGCTGGCTGAGCTTCTTCGAGGAGCGCGGGCACACCGTCGTCCCTTCGGCGTCGCTCATCGCGGACGACCCGACTCTGCTCCTCGTCCCCGCCGGCATGGTGCCCTTCAAGCCCTACTTCCTGGGTGAGGTCAAGCCGCCGTTCCCGCGCGCCACCAGCGTGCAGAAGTGCGTGCGCACCCCCGACATCGAAGAGGTCGGCAAGACCACGCGCCACGGCACGTTCTTCCAGATGTGCGGCAACTTCTCCTTCGGCGACTACTTCAAGGAAGGCGCCATCAAGCTCGCCTGGGAGCTGCTCACCAGCCCCCAGGACAAGGGCGGTTACGGCCTCGACCCCGAGCGCCTGTGGATCACCGTCTACCAGGACGACGACGAGGCCGAGCAGATCTGGCACGAGGTCGTCGGCGTGCCCAAGGAGCGCATCCAGCGCCTGGGCATGAAGGACAACTTCTGGTCCATGGGTGTGCCCGGCCCGTGCGGCCCCTGCTCCGAGATCAACTACGACCGCGGCCCCGAGTTCGGCGTCGAGGGCGGCCCCGCCGTCAACGACGAGCGGTACGTGGAGATCTGGAACCTCGTCTTCATGCAGTACGAGCGCGGCGAGGGCACCGGCAAGGACAACTTCGAGATCCTCGGGGACCTGCCGAGCAAGAACATCGACACGGGCCTCGGCCTGGAGCGGCTCGCCATGATTCTGCAGGGCGTGCAGAACATGTACGAGATCGACACCTCCATGGCCGTCATCAACAAGGCCACCGAGCTGACCGGCGTCCGCTACGGCGACGCCCATGCCTCGGACGTCTCCCTCCGCGTGGTCACCGACCACATGCGCACCGCCACGATGCTCATCGGCGACGGCGTCACCCCCGGCAACGAGGGCCGCGGCTACGTCCTGCGCCGCATCATGCGCCGTGCCATCCGCAACATGCGCCTGCTCGGCGCCACCGGCCCGGTCGTCAAGGACCTCCTGGACACCGTGATCCAGATGATGGGCCGGCAGTACCCCGAGCTGGTCACCGACCGCGAGCGCATCGAGAAGGTGGCCATCGCCGAGGAGAACGCCTTCCTCAAGACGCTGAAGGCCGGCACCAACATCCTCGACACCGCCGTCACCGAGACCAAGCAGGCCGGCGGCACGGTCCTGGCCGGCGACAAGGCCTTCCTGCTCCACGACACCTGGGGCTTCCCGATCGACCTCACCCTGGAGATGGCCGCCGAGCAGGGCCTCTCCGTGGACGAGGAGGGCTTCCGCCGCCTGATGAAGGAGCAGCGGGAGCGCGCCAAGGCCGACGCCCAGGCCAAGAAGACCGGCCACGCCGACATGGGCGCCTACCGCGAGATCGCCGACACCGCCGGCGAGACCGACTTCATCGGCTACAGCGACACCGAGGGCGAGTCGACCATCGTCGGCCTCCTCGTCGACGGCATCTCCTCCCCGGCCGCCACCGAGGGCGACGAGGTCGAGGTCGTCCTGGACCGCACCCCCTTCTACGCCGAGGGCGGCGGTCAGATCGGCGACACCGGCCGGATCAAGGTCGACTCCGGTGCCGTGATCGAGATCCGCGACTGCCAGAAGCCGGTCCCGGGTGTGTACGTCCACAAGGGCGTCGTCCAGGTCGGCGAGGTCACCGTCGGCGCCAAGGCCCACGCCTCGATCGACGCCCGCCGCCGCAAGGCCATCGCCCGCGCCCACTCGGCCACCCACCTCACCCACCAGGCCCTGCGCGACGCCCTCGGCCCGACGGCCGCCCAGGCCGGTTCCGAGAACCAGCCCGGCCGCTTCCGCTTCGACTTCGGCTCCCCGTCCGCCGTTCCGACGGCCGTGATGACCGACGTCGAGCAGAAGATCAACGAGGTGCTCGCCCGCGATCTCGACGTGCACGCCGAGATCATGGGCATCGACGAGGCGAAGAAGCAGGGTGCCATCGCCGAGTTCGGCGAGAAGTACGGCGAGCGGGTCCGTGTCGTGACCATCGGCGACTTCTCCAAGGAGCTGTGCGGCGGCACGCACGTGCACAACACCGCCCAGCTGGGCCTGGTGAAGCTGCTCGGCGAGTCCTCCATCGGCTCGGGCGTCCGCCGTATCGAGGCCCTGGTCGGCGTGGACGCCTACAACTTCCTCGCTCGTGAGCACACGGTCGTCAACCAGCTGACCGAGCTGCTCAAGGGGCGCCCGGAGGAGCTGCCGGAGAAGGTCTCCTCGATGCTCGGCAAGCTGAAGGACGCCGAGAAGGAGATCGAGAAGTTCCGCGCCGAGAAGGTGCTGCAGGCCGCCGCGGGCCTCGCCGAGTCCGCCAAGGACGTGCGCGGCGTGGCCGTGGTGACCGGTCAGGTCCCGGACGGCACGACCCCGGACGACCTGCGCAAGCTGGTCCTCGACGTGCGCGGCCGCATCCAGGGCGGACGCGCCGCCGTGGTCGCCCTCTTCACCGTCAACAACGGCAAGCCGCTGACGGTCATCGCCACCAACGAGGCCGCCCGCGAGCGTGGCCTGAAGGCCGGTGATCTGGTCCGTACCGCCGCCAAGACCCTCGGCGGCGGCGGTGGCGGCAAGCCGGACGTGGCCCAGGGCGGCGGCCAGAACCCGGCCGCCGTCGGCGAGGCCGTCGAGGCCGTCGAGCGGCTCGTCGCCGACACCGCCAAGTGA
- a CDS encoding shikimate dehydrogenase, translated as MPARATDARRAAVLGKPIAHSLSPVLHRAAYDELGLTGWSYERFEVDEAGLPGFLEKLGPEWAGLSLTMPLKRAVIPLLDEISETAASVDAVNTVVLTEDGRRLGDNTDIPGMVAALREHGIEQVESAAILGAGATASSALAALSRVCTGEVVAYVRSEARAAEMRQWGERLDVEVRTADWADAEQALRSPLVIATTPAGTTDALATAVPERPATLFDVLYDPWPTELAARWSMFGGAVVSGLDLLVHQAVLQVEQMTGRSPAPLEAMRRAGEKALAAN; from the coding sequence ATGCCAGCTCGGGCAACTGACGCCCGCCGGGCCGCCGTGCTCGGTAAGCCCATCGCCCACTCCCTCTCCCCGGTGCTGCACCGGGCCGCGTACGACGAGCTCGGGCTCACCGGGTGGTCGTACGAGCGCTTCGAGGTGGACGAGGCCGGGCTGCCCGGCTTCCTCGAGAAGCTGGGGCCGGAGTGGGCGGGGCTGTCGCTGACCATGCCGCTGAAGCGGGCGGTGATCCCGCTGCTGGACGAGATCAGCGAGACGGCAGCCTCGGTCGACGCCGTGAACACGGTCGTCCTCACCGAGGACGGGCGAAGGCTCGGCGACAACACCGACATCCCGGGCATGGTGGCCGCGCTGCGCGAGCACGGCATCGAGCAGGTCGAATCGGCCGCGATCCTGGGCGCCGGTGCCACCGCCTCCTCCGCGCTCGCCGCGCTCTCCCGTGTCTGCACCGGCGAGGTCGTCGCCTACGTCCGCAGCGAGGCCCGCGCCGCCGAGATGCGGCAGTGGGGCGAGCGGCTCGACGTGGAGGTGCGGACGGCGGACTGGGCGGACGCCGAGCAGGCCCTGCGCTCCCCGCTGGTGATCGCCACCACGCCCGCCGGCACCACCGACGCCCTCGCCACCGCCGTACCCGAGCGCCCCGCCACCCTCTTCGACGTGCTCTACGATCCCTGGCCCACCGAGCTGGCGGCCCGCTGGTCCATGTTCGGCGGCGCCGTGGTCAGCGGCCTCGACCTGCTGGTCCACCAGGCCGTCCTGCAGGTCGAGCAGATGACCGGCCGCTCCCCTGCGCCCCTGGAGGCCATGCGCCGCGCCGGTGAGAAGGCGCTCGCCGCGAACTGA
- the mltG gene encoding endolytic transglycosylase MltG: MTEYGRGPGSEPWHPQDPLYGDGGWEGQQAHMGQQPAYGGQPQQQYPQQPQYGDWNQQQHNQQQHNGYGQDQYPYYDEQGHQQYAGHPQQQYPQQGGWEAAGPHGQMPYPADPGDPYGHQPVGYGGEQPDFYGTEDAYPPPVPPGRRHSEPEAHPEPEAVPEEEHPFFTGGGDDDDDEEHELQSRRDRRGGSKKPTKKGKKQRNGCACMVVVLVLGGGIGTVGYFGYRFYQNRFAPAPDYTGDGTNQTVTVEIPKGAGGWDIGNRLKQAGVVKSAEAFVHAQGSVPGGGSIQAGVYLLKKEMSAASAVKMMLDPKSQNIVMVTPGERNAGVYQAIDKKLELTSGTTEKVAKKEFKSLGLPAWAQNTANSNEIKDPLEGFLYPGNYPAAKGMKPDAILKQMVAEAASKYDAYGLTSKAQALGLKNPFELVTVASLVQAEGKTHDDFRKMAEVVYNRLKPTNTETNQFLQFDSTYNYAKGTSHIHISLKEINSDPSPYNTYTHKGLPPGPIGNPGEDAITAALNPTHDGWIYFVATDGVNNTEFAKNLAEFKRLKEKFDASSGN; this comes from the coding sequence ATGACTGAGTATGGCCGGGGCCCGGGCTCCGAACCGTGGCATCCGCAGGACCCGTTGTACGGGGACGGCGGATGGGAAGGGCAGCAGGCCCACATGGGCCAGCAGCCTGCCTACGGCGGCCAGCCGCAGCAGCAGTACCCGCAGCAGCCGCAGTACGGCGACTGGAACCAGCAGCAGCACAACCAGCAGCAGCACAACGGATACGGCCAGGACCAGTACCCGTACTACGACGAACAGGGTCACCAGCAGTACGCCGGCCACCCCCAGCAGCAGTACCCGCAGCAGGGCGGCTGGGAGGCGGCCGGTCCCCACGGCCAGATGCCCTACCCCGCCGACCCCGGCGACCCGTACGGCCATCAGCCCGTCGGCTACGGCGGGGAGCAGCCCGACTTCTACGGCACCGAGGACGCCTACCCGCCGCCGGTGCCGCCCGGCCGCAGGCACTCCGAGCCGGAAGCGCACCCCGAGCCCGAGGCCGTCCCCGAGGAGGAGCACCCCTTCTTCACGGGAGGCGGCGACGATGACGACGACGAGGAGCACGAGCTCCAGAGCCGCCGTGACCGGCGCGGCGGCAGCAAGAAGCCCACGAAGAAGGGCAAGAAACAGCGCAACGGCTGCGCCTGCATGGTCGTCGTCCTGGTCCTCGGCGGCGGCATCGGCACGGTCGGCTACTTCGGCTACCGGTTCTACCAAAATCGTTTCGCCCCGGCGCCCGACTACACGGGCGACGGCACCAACCAGACGGTGACGGTCGAGATCCCCAAGGGCGCGGGCGGCTGGGACATCGGCAACCGTCTCAAGCAGGCCGGGGTCGTCAAGAGCGCCGAGGCCTTCGTGCACGCGCAGGGCTCGGTCCCCGGCGGTGGCAGCATCCAGGCCGGCGTGTATCTCCTCAAGAAGGAGATGTCCGCCGCCAGCGCCGTGAAAATGATGCTGGACCCGAAGAGCCAGAACATCGTCATGGTCACTCCGGGCGAGCGCAACGCGGGCGTCTACCAGGCGATCGACAAGAAACTCGAACTTACCTCCGGCACCACCGAGAAGGTCGCCAAGAAGGAGTTCAAGAGCCTCGGTCTGCCGGCCTGGGCGCAGAACACCGCGAACAGCAACGAGATCAAGGACCCGCTGGAGGGGTTCCTCTACCCGGGCAACTATCCGGCCGCCAAGGGCATGAAGCCGGACGCGATCCTGAAGCAGATGGTCGCCGAGGCCGCGTCCAAGTACGACGCCTACGGCCTCACCTCGAAGGCGCAGGCCCTGGGCCTGAAGAACCCGTTCGAACTCGTCACCGTCGCGAGCCTGGTGCAGGCGGAGGGCAAGACTCACGACGACTTCCGCAAGATGGCCGAAGTGGTCTACAACCGGCTCAAGCCCACCAATACCGAGACGAACCAGTTCCTGCAGTTCGACTCGACCTACAACTACGCCAAGGGCACCAGCCACATCCATATCTCCCTCAAGGAGATCAACAGCGACCCCAGCCCGTACAACACGTACACCCACAAGGGGCTCCCGCCCGGTCCGATCGGCAACCCCGGCGAGGACGCGATCACGGCGGCCCTGAACCCGACACACGACGGCTGGATCTATTTCGTGGCGACCGACGGAGTGAACAACACCGAATTCGCCAAGAACCTCGCCGAATTCAAGCGACTCAAGGAAAAGTTCGATGCCAGCTCGGGCAACTGA
- the aroC gene encoding chorismate synthase produces the protein MSRLRWLTAGESHGPALVATLEGLPAGVPITTEMVADHLARRRLGYGRGARMKFERDEVTFLGGVRHGLTLGSPVAIMVGNTEWPKWEQVMAADPVDPEILAGLARNAPLTRPRPGHADLAGMQKYGFDEARPILERASARETAARVALGAVARSYLKETAGIEIVSHVVELCSVKAPQGVYPTPADVEKLDADPLRCLDADASKAMVAEVDQAHKDGDTLGGVVEVLAYGVPVGLGSHVHWDRKLDARLAGALMGIQAIKGVEIGDGFELARVPGSKAHDEIVGTPEGIKRVSGRAGGTEGGLSTGELLRVRAAMKPIATVPKALRTVDVTTGEAAQAHHQRSDVSAVPAAGIVAEAMVALVLADAVAEKFGGDSVAETRRNVQSYLDNLRIR, from the coding sequence TTGAGCAGGCTGCGTTGGCTGACCGCGGGGGAGTCCCACGGTCCCGCACTTGTCGCGACGCTGGAGGGGCTTCCCGCCGGCGTGCCGATCACCACGGAGATGGTGGCGGACCACCTGGCGCGGCGGCGGCTCGGCTATGGCCGCGGTGCGCGGATGAAGTTCGAGCGTGACGAGGTCACCTTCCTGGGTGGTGTCCGGCACGGCCTCACCCTCGGCTCCCCGGTCGCGATCATGGTGGGCAACACCGAGTGGCCCAAGTGGGAGCAGGTCATGGCGGCCGACCCGGTCGACCCGGAGATCCTCGCGGGTCTGGCCCGCAACGCCCCGCTGACCCGGCCCCGGCCCGGCCACGCCGACCTGGCGGGGATGCAGAAGTACGGCTTCGACGAGGCCCGCCCGATCCTGGAGCGCGCCTCCGCCCGCGAGACGGCGGCCCGGGTGGCGCTGGGCGCGGTGGCGCGGTCGTACCTGAAGGAGACCGCGGGCATCGAGATCGTCTCGCACGTGGTCGAGCTGTGCTCGGTGAAGGCTCCGCAGGGCGTGTACCCCACGCCGGCCGATGTCGAGAAGCTGGACGCCGACCCGCTGCGCTGCCTGGACGCGGACGCCTCGAAGGCGATGGTCGCGGAGGTCGACCAGGCCCACAAGGACGGCGACACGCTCGGCGGTGTGGTCGAGGTGCTGGCGTACGGCGTCCCGGTCGGCCTGGGCTCGCACGTGCACTGGGACCGCAAGCTGGACGCCCGGCTCGCCGGTGCCCTGATGGGCATCCAGGCGATCAAGGGCGTCGAGATCGGCGACGGCTTCGAGCTGGCCCGGGTGCCCGGCTCCAAGGCGCACGACGAGATCGTGGGCACGCCCGAGGGCATCAAGCGCGTCTCCGGCCGGGCCGGCGGCACCGAGGGCGGCCTGAGCACCGGCGAGCTGCTGCGGGTGCGGGCCGCGATGAAGCCGATCGCGACCGTGCCGAAGGCCCTGCGGACCGTCGACGTCACCACCGGCGAGGCCGCCCAGGCCCACCACCAGCGCTCCGACGTCTCCGCGGTGCCGGCCGCCGGCATCGTCGCCGAGGCGATGGTCGCGCTCGTCCTCGCGGACGCCGTCGCCGAGAAGTTCGGCGGTGACTCCGTGGCCGAGACCCGCCGCAACGTGCAGTCGTACCTCGACAACCTGCGGATCCGGTGA
- the ruvX gene encoding Holliday junction resolvase RuvX, protein MRRGRRLAIDVGDARIGVASCDPDGILATPVETVPGRDIPAAHRRLRQLVEEYEPIEVVVGLPRSLKGGEGPAAAKVRAFAQELAKGIKPVPVRLVDERMTTVTASQGLRASGVKSKKGRAVIDQAAAVIILQQALESERVSGKAPGEGVEVVI, encoded by the coding sequence ATGCGCAGAGGGCGTCGGCTTGCGATCGACGTCGGGGACGCCCGGATCGGGGTCGCCTCGTGCGACCCCGACGGGATCCTCGCCACTCCGGTGGAGACCGTCCCCGGCCGGGACATCCCCGCCGCCCACCGCCGCCTGCGTCAACTGGTGGAGGAGTACGAGCCGATCGAGGTCGTCGTCGGTCTCCCTCGCTCCCTCAAGGGGGGCGAGGGCCCGGCCGCCGCCAAGGTCCGCGCCTTCGCCCAGGAACTGGCCAAGGGCATCAAGCCGGTGCCGGTGCGCCTGGTGGACGAGCGGATGACGACCGTGACGGCCAGTCAGGGACTGCGCGCCTCGGGCGTGAAATCCAAGAAGGGCCGGGCCGTCATCGACCAGGCGGCCGCCGTGATCATCCTGCAACAGGCCCTGGAATCCGAACGAGTGTCAGGTAAAGCACCCGGCGAGGGCGTCGAAGTGGTCATCTGA